A region from the Chitinophaga sp. Cy-1792 genome encodes:
- a CDS encoding S41 family peptidase has translation MIRFYSKSMFLIGAMAVAGCSRSYLLTSREAAQQHISPVAIHYFNTAFQQVSSQSYFKKDIDFKQLYLSAVTQMKNADSCSDTYPAIRDLVAGLNDRHSFFKAPPAAGSSVLASLSTKPGSIPFHASINNSYGLIELKSYNAIDLSDRHRIADSLYATLKKMDQENVRGLIIDFRKMEGGTTVPFLTAFAPLINQDILLKYVDNKGHASYITRYKNGIYTKSGSKTTRLGYLTDYAPLKLSEKPIAIITGNYTASAGEMILIAFLGLPNVKTFGAPTYGVATGKSNIFLADSAFISLASSVTCDRNGNAYTGPVTPQQYADPRVVSEEQLMTTIHNWIK, from the coding sequence ATGATACGCTTCTATAGCAAGTCCATGTTTCTTATTGGCGCCATGGCAGTAGCCGGCTGCAGCAGGAGTTACCTGCTGACCAGCCGTGAAGCTGCACAGCAGCATATTTCGCCTGTGGCCATACACTATTTCAATACCGCATTTCAGCAAGTCAGCAGCCAGAGCTACTTCAAAAAAGACATTGATTTCAAACAACTGTACCTGTCGGCGGTTACGCAAATGAAAAATGCGGATAGCTGCAGCGATACCTATCCCGCCATCAGAGACCTGGTTGCAGGCCTGAACGACCGGCATAGCTTTTTTAAGGCTCCTCCTGCTGCCGGCAGTTCCGTACTCGCTTCATTAAGTACCAAACCAGGTAGCATTCCCTTCCATGCCAGTATTAACAATTCATACGGGCTCATTGAATTAAAGTCGTACAATGCCATCGACCTCTCTGACCGGCACAGGATTGCAGACAGTCTGTATGCCACGCTGAAAAAAATGGACCAGGAAAACGTCAGGGGGCTTATCATCGATTTCCGTAAAATGGAAGGCGGCACCACCGTACCTTTCCTGACAGCCTTTGCCCCGCTGATTAACCAGGACATACTGCTGAAATACGTGGATAACAAAGGACATGCATCTTATATCACCCGCTATAAAAATGGCATCTATACCAAAAGCGGCAGCAAAACTACCCGCCTGGGTTACCTGACCGACTATGCACCATTAAAGCTGTCAGAAAAACCCATTGCCATCATTACGGGCAATTACACCGCCAGCGCCGGAGAAATGATACTCATCGCCTTCCTGGGGTTACCCAACGTAAAAACCTTCGGCGCGCCTACCTATGGCGTTGCCACCGGCAAGAGCAATATATTCCTGGCAGATAGTGCCTTTATATCCCTGGCATCCAGCGTAACCTGCGATCGTAACGGCAACGCCTATACCGGGCCGGTAACACCGCAGCAATATGCTGACCCCAGGGTGGTAAGTGAAGAGCAGCTGATGACAACAATACACAACTGGATAAAATAA